One genomic segment of Methanothermobacter wolfeii includes these proteins:
- a CDS encoding GerW family sporulation protein: MKIEEPIKTTVEELRRLLDVKNLVGEPLETEDKILIPVMKMGVGFGAGMGEGRSSSSEGGAGSGAGAAAGVEPIAVIVILKDVRGPDGVRVIDLRSAGTGRIIQELGSTVTEVIKELSDNKKSEESSEE; the protein is encoded by the coding sequence ATGAAAATTGAAGAACCGATTAAAACTACAGTTGAGGAGCTGAGAAGGCTCCTTGATGTGAAGAACCTTGTTGGAGAACCCCTTGAGACAGAGGATAAAATTCTCATCCCTGTAATGAAGATGGGTGTCGGTTTCGGGGCAGGTATGGGTGAAGGAAGGTCTTCTTCCTCTGAAGGAGGCGCTGGAAGCGGTGCTGGAGCAGCTGCAGGCGTTGAACCCATCGCGGTCATTGTCATACTGAAGGATGTCAGGGGCCCCGATGGTGTACGTGTCATCGACCTCAGATCCGCAGGCACCGGCAGAATCATACAGGAACTGGGATCCACAGTTACAGAGGTTATAAAGGAACTCTCAGATAATAAGAAATCTGAGGAATCATCTGAGGAATGA
- a CDS encoding AraC family transcriptional regulator has protein sequence MDITEKMVEGVKVAFRKCRGSYERIPEYIEEVAGWVIGKGLQMTGRVYGTYYNSPDEVSEEELRYEIGVSFAGEAEPEGNIKIKELPPMIVLAALHQGPYTEVGPVIQGIVEHALQNSYEITGPVTEVYLNSPMEVDESELLTEVQIPVKRRG, from the coding sequence ATGGATATAACTGAAAAGATGGTTGAAGGAGTGAAGGTGGCCTTCAGGAAGTGCAGGGGAAGCTACGAACGCATCCCGGAGTACATTGAGGAAGTTGCAGGATGGGTTATAGGGAAGGGGCTTCAGATGACCGGCAGGGTCTACGGGACCTACTATAACAGTCCTGATGAGGTCAGTGAGGAGGAACTCAGGTATGAGATAGGTGTCTCCTTTGCGGGTGAAGCAGAACCTGAGGGGAACATAAAAATAAAGGAGTTACCGCCAATGATAGTTCTGGCAGCCCTTCACCAGGGACCCTACACTGAGGTCGGCCCTGTTATACAGGGGATAGTTGAGCATGCCCTCCAGAACAGCTATGAGATCACAGGACCCGTCACCGAGGTTTACCTCAACAGTCCCATGGAGGTTGATGAATCCGAACTTTTAACAGAGGTCCAGATCCCTGTTAAAAGAAGGGGATAG
- the galE gene encoding UDP-glucose 4-epimerase GalE, whose protein sequence is MILIVGGAGYIGSHVNKFLSSMGYETVVLDNLSRGHREFVKWGRLVEGDLGDRSLLDRVFREYDVDAVMHFAAFTDVGESVRDPGAYYRNNVMNTMNLLDSMMENGVSGFVFSSTCAVYGNPIEIPITEEHPLNPISPYGRSKLMVEEILRDYHEAYGLNYVSLRYFNAAGADPEGDVGELHDPETHLIPLVLDAAMGRRESVKIFGTDYPTPDGTCIRDYIHVMDLADAHCRALEYLEREEKGVFNLGNGRGFSVREVIEACQKVTGEEIKVVEDDRRPGDPPELIGSSVKAGKVLGWKPEFRKLERIIETAWAWHSSRNR, encoded by the coding sequence ATGATACTCATCGTTGGTGGAGCAGGATATATAGGGTCACATGTAAACAAGTTTCTATCATCCATGGGCTACGAGACCGTTGTCCTTGATAATCTGAGCAGGGGGCACAGGGAATTCGTCAAATGGGGGCGGCTGGTGGAGGGCGACCTTGGAGACAGATCCCTGCTTGACAGGGTCTTCAGGGAATACGATGTTGATGCTGTCATGCACTTCGCGGCCTTTACAGATGTTGGTGAATCCGTTAGAGACCCGGGGGCATACTACAGGAACAACGTCATGAACACCATGAACCTCCTTGACTCCATGATGGAGAACGGTGTGTCCGGCTTCGTGTTCTCATCTACCTGTGCCGTCTACGGGAACCCCATTGAGATTCCCATAACAGAGGAACACCCCCTGAACCCCATAAGCCCCTACGGGAGATCCAAACTCATGGTTGAGGAGATACTCAGGGACTACCATGAAGCCTACGGCCTGAACTACGTCTCCCTCCGCTACTTCAATGCCGCAGGCGCCGACCCTGAGGGTGATGTGGGTGAACTCCATGACCCTGAAACCCACCTCATACCCCTAGTCCTTGACGCTGCCATGGGCAGGAGGGAGTCCGTTAAAATCTTCGGCACAGATTACCCCACACCTGACGGGACCTGTATAAGGGACTACATACACGTCATGGACCTGGCCGATGCCCACTGCCGGGCCCTTGAATACCTGGAAAGGGAAGAAAAGGGGGTATTCAACCTGGGTAACGGCAGGGGCTTCTCTGTCAGGGAGGTTATAGAGGCATGCCAGAAAGTTACAGGTGAGGAAATAAAGGTCGTTGAGGATGATCGAAGACCCGGGGATCCGCCTGAACTCATAGGAAGCTCCGTGAAGGCCGGGAAGGTCCTTGGGTGGAAACCCGAATTCAGAAAACTTGAGAGGATCATCGAAACCGCCTGGGCCTGGCACAGTAGCAGGAACCGATGA
- a CDS encoding KAP family NTPase, translating to MDDLREFGANISRRLSWEKTAEDFMWQMNNNPAMADLRDLNMVVRIGLEGAVHYSGGDARLFYHPHLFEGNLFERSPGKMQGYGCAFTAGFTESICRGHDIDDAVRSGMTASMNLHRKGFTRKPDYPLNIFKAGDISWIGSVKIPHQGRDLWTIADSPPIFDIESVSRHIVINGYRQRRCPLPIAHFGKLITADRTEIEGYQSIRNLMIEYLKTENPERPLCIGVFGPPGAGKSFAVKQLAASVDPERIEHLNFNISQFRDEEDLIDAFHQIRDAVLQGKIAQAFFDEFDSPLGDKKLGWIRYFLAPMQDGEFREGDSMHPLGKSILIFAGGTNSTFQEFESQDPDILREAKVRDFISRLRGYVNIIGPDPQHRRDKFFMLRRAILLRSMFERKTPHLFDARGRLRIDREVLNAFLKIPEYRHGVRSMEAILDMSILQDVKRFEKSSLPPAGQLDLHVDGELFHRMVMEN from the coding sequence GTGGATGACCTGCGGGAGTTCGGTGCAAACATAAGCAGAAGGCTGTCATGGGAGAAGACAGCAGAGGATTTCATGTGGCAGATGAACAACAACCCAGCCATGGCAGATCTAAGGGACCTTAACATGGTCGTGAGGATAGGACTTGAAGGTGCGGTGCACTACAGTGGGGGTGATGCGCGCTTATTCTACCACCCGCACCTCTTTGAGGGGAATCTGTTTGAAAGGTCCCCTGGAAAAATGCAGGGCTATGGCTGTGCATTCACCGCGGGTTTCACAGAGTCAATATGTAGGGGCCATGACATTGATGATGCCGTACGGAGCGGGATGACGGCATCAATGAACCTCCACCGGAAGGGATTCACACGAAAACCCGATTATCCCCTGAACATATTCAAGGCAGGGGACATTTCATGGATAGGATCCGTTAAGATACCCCACCAGGGCAGGGATCTCTGGACAATCGCGGATTCTCCACCGATATTTGACATAGAATCAGTTTCCAGGCACATTGTTATCAACGGTTACAGGCAGAGGAGATGTCCGCTTCCAATAGCACACTTTGGAAAACTTATAACCGCTGATCGGACAGAAATTGAGGGCTATCAGAGCATAAGGAACCTTATGATTGAGTACCTTAAGACTGAGAATCCTGAAAGGCCCCTGTGCATCGGAGTATTCGGACCGCCCGGTGCAGGTAAATCATTTGCAGTGAAACAGCTGGCTGCAAGTGTTGACCCTGAAAGGATCGAGCACTTGAACTTCAACATATCACAGTTCAGGGACGAGGAAGACCTTATTGATGCATTTCATCAGATAAGGGACGCTGTCCTTCAGGGTAAAATAGCCCAGGCATTTTTTGATGAATTTGATTCTCCCCTGGGTGATAAGAAGCTTGGATGGATACGTTACTTCCTTGCCCCGATGCAGGACGGGGAGTTCAGGGAAGGCGACAGCATGCACCCCCTGGGAAAATCCATACTTATATTTGCAGGGGGGACAAACAGCACATTCCAGGAGTTTGAATCCCAGGACCCTGATATCCTGAGGGAAGCCAAGGTCCGTGACTTCATAAGCCGACTCAGGGGATACGTGAACATTATCGGACCGGACCCCCAGCACCGCCGTGATAAATTCTTCATGCTGCGCAGGGCCATACTACTCAGGTCAATGTTTGAGAGAAAAACTCCCCACCTCTTTGATGCAAGGGGACGTCTCAGGATAGACAGGGAAGTTTTAAACGCCTTCCTAAAGATACCAGAGTACAGGCACGGTGTGCGGTCCATGGAGGCGATACTTGATATGAGTATCCTCCAGGATGTTAAAAGGTTCGAAAAGTCATCCCTGCCACCTGCGGGTCAGCTTGATCTGCACGTGGATGGTGAGCTTTTCCATAGGATGGTCATGGAAAATTAG
- a CDS encoding CPBP family intramembrane glutamic endopeptidase — protein sequence MERRRIIKPENYINRLKNMQRMAEDFAEAGDVKKTADTLFRIGREYHKLKKIGFALENYENALELYREEGDPMEAHVSLCIGRAYEMEGRLRKAHWFYNMAASRFRRMNDIKNESEAIIRSAKVLEKLGKHDEALEAYQYYNRICMKTQDKVRALVTYAKIRDLEEQLSSEIIRYNTSVLLLYLALIILAEYLTSFISFKAGLVLHTGLLFALFIHSSLSKKRMRVLLAAMMMLPLIRIIGLSMPLGAVKHLYWYIIIALPLFAASGALMRIQKLTMDEVGLNLRKLRWQVPVALTGFPMGYIEYQILRPDALIPSLSPVNFLTGFLVMLIGTGFAEELLFRGILQRNAEKVMGPLPGLLYASLLFTALHVGWKSGYDLIFVFSVAIVYGFAFQRTDSISGITVSHGISNSILFLVMPFL from the coding sequence TTGGAGAGAAGACGGATTATAAAGCCTGAAAACTACATTAACAGGCTTAAAAACATGCAGAGGATGGCAGAGGACTTCGCTGAAGCCGGAGATGTTAAAAAAACCGCCGACACCCTTTTCAGGATCGGCAGGGAGTACCACAAGCTTAAGAAAATAGGGTTTGCCCTTGAAAACTATGAGAACGCCCTTGAACTCTACAGGGAAGAGGGGGACCCTATGGAGGCCCATGTTTCACTGTGCATTGGAAGGGCCTATGAAATGGAGGGGAGGCTCAGGAAGGCCCACTGGTTCTATAATATGGCTGCATCCAGGTTCAGGAGGATGAATGACATTAAAAATGAGTCAGAAGCTATTATTAGAAGTGCTAAGGTCCTTGAAAAGCTTGGGAAACATGATGAAGCCCTTGAGGCCTACCAGTACTATAACAGGATCTGCATGAAGACACAGGATAAGGTCAGGGCCCTTGTAACCTACGCCAAGATAAGGGACCTTGAGGAGCAGCTTTCATCTGAAATTATAAGATACAATACATCGGTTCTGCTGCTTTATCTGGCATTAATCATACTCGCAGAGTATTTAACATCATTCATCAGCTTCAAGGCTGGCCTTGTACTCCATACCGGACTTCTATTTGCCCTCTTCATCCATTCATCCCTCTCAAAGAAGAGGATGAGGGTTCTTCTTGCCGCCATGATGATGCTCCCCCTCATAAGGATCATAGGTCTTTCAATGCCCCTTGGAGCGGTGAAACACCTCTACTGGTACATCATCATAGCATTGCCCCTCTTTGCTGCATCGGGGGCCCTCATGAGGATTCAGAAACTTACAATGGATGAGGTTGGGTTAAACCTGAGGAAGCTGCGATGGCAGGTGCCAGTTGCACTTACAGGGTTCCCCATGGGTTATATTGAATACCAGATACTGAGACCCGATGCCCTCATACCATCCCTCAGCCCGGTCAACTTCCTCACGGGTTTTCTTGTGATGCTGATAGGGACCGGATTTGCAGAGGAGCTCCTCTTCAGGGGTATACTTCAGAGGAATGCTGAGAAGGTCATGGGGCCGCTGCCTGGGCTTCTGTATGCATCACTGTTATTCACAGCCCTTCACGTCGGCTGGAAGTCCGGTTACGACCTTATATTTGTCTTCAGTGTGGCCATTGTTTATGGTTTCGCTTTCCAGAGAACCGACAGCATATCCGGTATAACAGTTTCCCACGGGATATCAAACTCTATTCTGTTCCTTGTGATGCCTTTCCTCTAG
- the galU gene encoding UTP--glucose-1-phosphate uridylyltransferase GalU produces the protein MKAVIPAAGLGTRFLPVTKAQPKEMLPVFDKPTIQYVVEEAVASGIDDILIITGKGKRSIEDHFDRSFELEYFLRKNNKTEYLDEIEAISELADIYFVRQKEQKGLGDAIYCARKHIDGEDAFAVLLGDTITSAETPCTRQLMDIYEKHGASAIAVEEVPRDRVERYGIIDAEHLGGNLYSIRDMVEKPAVSEAPSNLAIMGRYVLESEIFDHIKNIPPGFGGEIQLTDAMRCLDRVYGCVFRGRTYDIGNKVDWLKTSLEFALLDDDIRPELMEYLEDLMQVLKKFY, from the coding sequence ATGAAGGCAGTTATACCAGCAGCTGGCCTGGGAACCCGTTTTCTCCCTGTAACCAAGGCACAGCCCAAGGAGATGCTACCCGTATTTGACAAACCCACAATACAGTACGTTGTAGAGGAGGCAGTGGCTTCAGGTATAGATGATATCCTGATAATAACCGGTAAGGGTAAAAGGTCAATTGAGGACCACTTTGACCGTTCCTTTGAACTTGAATACTTCCTTAGGAAGAACAACAAGACAGAATACCTTGACGAGATAGAGGCAATATCTGAACTGGCAGACATCTACTTTGTCCGCCAGAAGGAACAGAAGGGCCTGGGTGATGCAATATACTGTGCAAGGAAACATATAGACGGCGAGGATGCCTTCGCAGTCCTCCTGGGTGATACCATAACCTCGGCGGAAACACCCTGCACACGCCAGTTAATGGACATCTATGAGAAACATGGTGCCTCTGCGATTGCAGTTGAGGAGGTACCACGTGACAGGGTTGAAAGGTACGGTATAATCGATGCAGAGCACCTGGGCGGAAACCTCTACAGTATAAGGGACATGGTTGAGAAACCGGCCGTCAGTGAGGCGCCATCAAACCTTGCGATAATGGGGAGATACGTCCTTGAAAGCGAAATTTTTGATCATATAAAGAATATACCTCCAGGTTTTGGAGGGGAGATACAGCTGACAGACGCCATGAGGTGTCTTGATAGGGTTTATGGATGCGTTTTCAGGGGCAGGACCTATGATATAGGTAACAAGGTTGACTGGCTCAAAACATCCCTAGAATTCGCACTCCTTGATGATGATATAAGGCCAGAACTCATGGAGTATCTTGAGGACCTCATGCAGGTACTGAAAAAATTTTATTGA
- a CDS encoding DUF167 domain-containing protein produces MDALRKAGNDLLVDIEVSPGSGRFEIASYDEWRKRLVVKVKSPPEKGKANREIMKEFSKICGKDVEIISGHKSRHKTLRIYGMDPEAFLSLLQEF; encoded by the coding sequence TTGGATGCTCTGAGAAAGGCAGGGAATGATCTCCTGGTGGATATTGAGGTATCACCGGGTTCTGGAAGATTTGAAATAGCATCATATGATGAATGGAGAAAGAGACTTGTGGTTAAGGTAAAATCACCCCCTGAGAAGGGAAAGGCAAACAGGGAGATCATGAAGGAGTTCTCAAAGATTTGCGGTAAAGATGTTGAGATCATATCAGGTCATAAAAGCCGACATAAGACCCTCAGAATATATGGTATGGATCCTGAAGCCTTTCTCAGCCTGCTGCAGGAGTTCTGA
- a CDS encoding DUF371 domain-containing protein, whose translation MRYTLRARGHPNVSARHRTTLEVTVDPQIGKTADCIIGVSSSDSVSTIPEEIKRAIRDPSARIRLVLRTENGFDEVRGYGHPDLTLDHPTDIVCRRSSYICGRTLMIGADKAACDLSEELVRDLMEGKELTVEIIVE comes from the coding sequence ATGAGATATACCCTGAGGGCTAGGGGTCATCCGAATGTTTCTGCCAGGCACAGGACAACCCTTGAGGTTACTGTGGACCCGCAGATAGGGAAAACAGCCGACTGTATTATAGGTGTTTCATCATCTGATTCAGTATCAACAATTCCTGAGGAAATTAAAAGGGCCATAAGGGATCCTTCTGCAAGGATAAGACTCGTTTTACGTACTGAAAATGGATTCGATGAGGTGAGGGGTTACGGGCACCCTGACTTAACCCTGGACCATCCCACCGATATTGTCTGCCGCAGGAGCAGTTACATATGCGGCAGGACCCTCATGATAGGGGCTGATAAGGCAGCCTGTGATCTCAGCGAGGAACTTGTAAGGGATCTCATGGAGGGCAAGGAGCTTACAGTGGAGATAATAGTTGAATGA
- a CDS encoding GIY-YIG nuclease family protein, with protein MIHMKGTYCLIIRSDGSEMDVGRLGRRVFQKGFYVYVGSGFGSLEGRIRRHLKKEKRLRWHIDYLLREAVVERVLYTTDERRLECTISEKLHGPSSVTGFGCSDCRCSSHLHYFESLDDATGAVLEAMEGSGARVSEWNL; from the coding sequence ATGATTCATATGAAGGGTACATACTGCCTCATCATAAGGTCCGATGGATCAGAGATGGATGTGGGAAGGCTTGGTAGAAGGGTCTTCCAGAAGGGATTCTATGTCTATGTTGGTTCAGGTTTCGGTTCCCTTGAAGGACGGATAAGGAGGCACCTTAAGAAGGAAAAAAGGTTGAGGTGGCATATAGATTACCTTCTCAGGGAGGCTGTGGTTGAAAGGGTCCTCTATACCACAGATGAACGAAGACTTGAATGCACCATCTCAGAGAAGCTCCATGGTCCATCCTCAGTAACTGGCTTCGGGTGTTCGGACTGCCGGTGCAGCTCACACCTCCACTACTTCGAAAGCCTTGATGATGCTACAGGTGCCGTGCTTGAGGCAATGGAGGGCTCCGGCGCCAGGGTGAGTGAATGGAACCTGTGA
- the cfbC gene encoding Ni-sirohydrochlorin a,c-diamide reductive cyclase ATP-dependent reductase subunit, translated as MKRIAIYGKGGIGKSTIVSNMAAAYSSSYRVLVIGCDPKADTTRTLYGQRIPAVLDIMKENRKPDVSDVVHEGFGGVRCVESGGPEPGVGCAGRGVIVAMNLLERLGVFDDDPDIIIYDVLGDVVCGGFAVPLREEFADEVYIVTSGEYMSLYAANNIARGVRKLKGRLGGVICNCRGIRDEVKIVEAFASRIGSRVIGVVPRSPLVQESELEAKTVVEKFPDSDQAAIYRELADEIYGNTDFTVPEPMDQDEFEEFFRRFIYSKDN; from the coding sequence CATTTATGGTAAGGGAGGTATAGGCAAATCCACCATCGTATCAAACATGGCAGCAGCCTACTCATCAAGCTACAGGGTCCTTGTGATAGGCTGCGACCCCAAGGCAGACACCACCAGGACCCTGTATGGACAGAGGATCCCTGCGGTCCTCGATATCATGAAGGAGAACCGGAAACCTGATGTTTCTGATGTGGTCCATGAGGGCTTTGGTGGTGTGAGGTGCGTTGAATCCGGGGGTCCTGAGCCGGGTGTGGGATGTGCCGGGAGGGGTGTTATCGTTGCAATGAACCTCCTTGAGAGGCTGGGTGTCTTTGATGATGACCCTGATATAATCATCTATGATGTGCTGGGGGACGTTGTCTGCGGAGGATTCGCGGTTCCCCTCAGGGAGGAATTTGCCGATGAAGTCTACATTGTGACATCAGGTGAGTACATGTCACTCTATGCTGCAAACAACATTGCAAGGGGTGTAAGGAAGCTCAAGGGCAGACTTGGCGGGGTTATATGTAACTGCAGAGGTATAAGGGATGAGGTTAAGATTGTGGAGGCCTTCGCATCCAGGATAGGATCCAGGGTTATCGGTGTTGTTCCAAGAAGCCCCCTTGTGCAGGAGAGCGAGCTTGAAGCAAAGACTGTTGTTGAAAAGTTTCCTGATTCAGACCAGGCAGCTATTTACAGGGAACTTGCGGATGAAATCTATGGTAACACAGACTTCACGGTCCCCGAGCCCATGGATCAGGACGAGTTTGAGGAGTTCTTCAGGAGATTCATTTATTCAAAGGATAATTAA